One Anastrepha obliqua isolate idAnaObli1 chromosome 6, idAnaObli1_1.0, whole genome shotgun sequence DNA window includes the following coding sequences:
- the LOC129250760 gene encoding uncharacterized protein LOC129250760, with protein MSYKDAACSTKLGIIPPDYPATIWPTDKLRAIQHAILDSIRKKQTGGAKPIFNSCTFRAGYIVVSCGNDETTDWLKAAMPKLEPWKDAQIKIVLEKDIPRPLIFTCHFPELDSTSTEDILNLLDGQNSGLNVQEWRVLRRVQKGKVTELTIAIDPISAIVIKKHHYWLNYGFSTVQLRTKAKTPEKDAEPEVPKPPALQRTEEQPCTSASAIAATAVSVTQTDEQPCCSKDAPHATKPAPMSSAQRVEEGIRMRK; from the coding sequence ATGTCCTACAAAGATGCTGCATGTAGCACCAAGCTGGGTATCATACCACCTGATTATCCGGCAACGATATGGCCTACGGATAAACTAAGGGCCATTCAACACGCTATCCTGGACAGCATAAGGAAAAAGCAGACTGGTGGTGCCAAGCCAATCTTTAACAGCTGCACCTTCCGCGCAGGATACATAGTTGTCTCATGTGGCAACGATGAAACAACCGACTGGTTAAAGGCAGCAATGCCTAaacttgaaccatggaaagatgcgCAAATTAAGATCGTTTTAGAAAAGGACATACCAAGGCCTTTGATCTTCACATGCCACTTTCCAGAACTGGACAGCACATCCACAGAGGACATCCTCAACCTCCTGGATGGGCAAAACTCTGGCCTGAACGTTCAGGAATGGCGGGTACTACGTAGAGTACAAAAGGGTAAGGTGACGGAGCTAACCATCGCAATCGACCCCATCTCCGCCATTGTGATCAAAAAACATCACTACTGGTTGAACTATGGGTTTAGCACAGTTCAACTTAGAACTAAGGCCAAAACCCCGGAGAAGGATGCTGAACCAGAAGTGCCCAAGCCTCCCGCATTGCAGCGGACCGAGGAACAACCCTGCACTTCGGCATCGGCGATCGCAGCAACCGCAGTGAGCGTAACGCAAACTGATGAGCAGCCATGTTGCTCTAAAGATGCGCCACACGCCACCAAGCCTGCACCAATGTCAAGTGCTCAAAGGGTAGAGGAAGGCATAAGAATGCGAAAATAA
- the LOC129250759 gene encoding uncharacterized protein DDB_G0289917-like, with protein MLMFTTTDLVAIWTKVPTDKGEHEVIITSAYLPGDEETGPTRELVALVNYCKENHLRWIIGSDANAHRTIWGSTNINVREKYQLDIFIPTVLNSPLTLHGEEDQKSVETNLDSDPESNEETDIKENDLKDLTIPAQITLSEEDNEIEQEEGLNSSTSSVDTKENIMTDNSMDRKYIFKKLVTALKLINLTKGTFEEIAVEVIKSKIVGSTLYKVQNETTINAIIKKLQDTIVGETSDVVKAKLSKTMQKGKTAEKFTTEIDNLRKLLEASYIDEGLSAEHADKFSTKEAINAMVKNCEHGKLKTILEAGNFKTMDEAVTKYIQCSTEMTGNPNSILLAQRGRGNYNNRNNYRGRGNGRGNGRGYYNNNNYNNNNRNNGQNNNYQYNNYRGNNRGNNRGNHRGNNHQNGGYNQNSNNNVRVTQNASGNSQQPLDTQQ; from the exons ATGTTAATG TTCACTACCACCGATCTCGTTGCGATCTGGACCAAGGTGCCAACAGACAAAGGCGAGCACGAGGTAATCATTACCTCTGCCTACCTTCCAGGAGATGAGGAAACTGGTCCAACAAGGGAACTTGTAGCCCTAGTCAACTACTGCAAGGAGAACCACCTACGCTGGATAATAGGATCCGATGCGAATGCCCATCGTACGATATGGGGCAGCACAAACATCAACGTGAGAG AAAAGTATCAGCTAGATATTTTCATTCCAACAGTGTTAAATTCACCATTAACACTACATGGAGAAGAAGATCAGAAATCAGTTGAAACAAATTTAGATTCAGATCCTGAATCAAACGAAGAAACTGATATAAAAGAAaacgacctaaaagatcttacAATTCCTGCACAAATCACTTTATCTGAAGAAGATAATGAGATAGAACAGGAAGAAGGATTGAATTCTAGCACAAGCTCAGTAGACACAAAAGAAAACATCATGACGGAT AATTCAATGGACAGAAAAtacatcttcaaaaaattggtAACAGCTTTGAAGTTAATAAATCTGACAAAAGGCACATTCGAAGAAATAGCTGTTGAGGTCATTAAGTCAAAAATTGTTGGCTCAACTCTATACAAAGTCCAAAATGAAACGACAATTAAtgcaataatcaaaaaattgcaAGATACTATAGTTGGTGAAACATCCGACGTAGTAAAAGCCAAATTGTCTAAAACAATGCAAAAAGGGAAAACTGCCGAAAAATTCACGACAGAAATTGACAATTTACGAAAGCTTTTGGAAGCTTCGTATATTGACGAAGGCCTATCAGCCGAACATGCTGACAAATTCAGCACTAAAGAAGCCATTAACGCAATGGTTAAAAATTGTGAACACGGAAAGTTAAAAACAATCCTCGAGGCAGgcaatttcaaaacaatggatgaaGCCGTCACAAAGTATATACAATGTAGTACCGAAATGACAGGCAATCCCAATTCAATATTGCTCGCCCAAAGGGGCCGTGGTAATTATAACAACAGGAATAATTATCGCGGTAGAGGCAATGGTAGAGGCAATGGTCGaggttattataataataataattataataacaacaaccgcAATAATGGCCAGAATAATAATTaccaatataataattatagagGTAATAATAGAGGAAACAACAGAGGAAACCATAGAGGAAATAACCACCAAAATGGAGGTTATAACCAAAACAGTAACAATAATGTAAGGGTGACCCAAAACGCTTCGGGAAACTCCCAACAGCCTTTAGATACTCagcagtaa